Genomic DNA from Betta splendens chromosome 10, fBetSpl5.4, whole genome shotgun sequence:
GGCGCTCACACAAACTTAAACACAACGCATGCATTTTTGCACTAGCAGCGCGATTACAGGCAGATACTGTATATGAGCTTTTACATACCTTTATTGAGGGTCCCAGTGATCAATCTGTGCAGAGACAAGGCAAATTTGACGAGTCCCTGTTTGCAGCGTTTAGCACAGCCCGACATCCCGACAGTGACCTGGGACACAGCAGGCTGAGCAGGGCCAGTCCAGGACACAGGTTCCCAGGAGCaagtcagcagcagctgcagccaaaagcagcagctcagatccAAGTGGTAATCAATAGAACTTCTTCTGGAGTGCGAGGACCCAGCGGAGGGAAAGGTGCAGGGGAGCGCGCTTGTCTCACTGTGTCGTCTCTCGTCCTGctcagctggaggcagatggaAAAAAACGAACCGGTgatctccctccgtctcccccgctctccctcccccactcctcctccgcctcctccgtcccaccACCGAATGCCTCCAAATTAGCGTCTGCTTAAGAGCGAGATGTGCATGTAGACAGAGTGAGTGAAAGGGGAAAAagcaagggagagagagggagagagagagaggaagtgtgTTAATGAAATAAACTCCAAGTAAGACAACAGCTTGTGTGAGGCTCTCACCATCCAAGTTTCCAAGAAACTTTCTTTAAATGTGTCGCCCACAGTGGGATTGTCGTAATGAAGCACTCTTTTGAACTCTTCTTGGGTTTTgtgcttctttcttcttttctttcctcctgcttATCAGATTCATCTTCCCTTTCAAGTATGTAATCCACTTTCAGCACCAGTAACAATGGACAGCTCCCTGCAACAGAGAGCAAACAGAGTACACGTATACAGAGTAGAGCAGTCAATAAACCGCGCTTTGTGAACCACTGAGCCAATCATCAACCACAAGAGGTGACGAATGCTGCATTTCTGTTCAAAAAGCGACGAGGATCATTAGAAATACGTAAATGCTTCAAACTAAGACCAGACTTAGTTCAGTGATTCCAGTGGTATGAAAATGTGGAAATGCAATTATTTTAAGATAAGAAGCATATTAAAAGAAATTGTttaaattagaaaataaatCACAATGATTAAACTCATAGAAAATAGTACTTGACCTAAACCTGCCTGCTGTTACAATAGCAAATGTAGGAGAAAGTCCAATTCTGCAACATTTCTTTCTGAAGTAGTAAAATCAAAGAGTAAAATCAAAGAGTAAAATCAAAGAATAGtgcagtaaataaaatatttggaAGGTAATGGGTAGGTGACTTGTCAAGCTACAATCCAAGTATAATACAAGTACTTTTAATGATAGTGATTCCTATTTTCCTATTATTGCTCAGCCAGACAACAGAGCAGCCAATCAGTCCATCCAGTTGTGTTTTATTCCCCTGACCTTTACCAGGCCACTCTGACCACTACACTGTGCTGAGCCTTTAAAACTGGAACATAACTCAGGAGAGATGTCAAGACTAAAAAGGAGAAATAATGCAGGGAAGAAAAGAGGAGCATGGGAGAAAGTGGCTGCAGGGAGATAATCTCATAATGTATTTCTGGGCTATATTTAGCCCTGAATCTTGTATGGCTATAGTCTGAAGGCTAGAAACGCAAAATACAgggaaaaatataataatggcAAAATTAAGAGGAAgagagatgaagaagaaaatgtCAACAGACAGTATGGGGGGGAGAAAGAGGCGAGCcatgaaacaataaaaatgcaaatgaaaggcataaaaacagaataaataaaaaaaacggatggaggagaaggggaATGAGTTGGGGAGTCTGCcaagaacaggaggaggaggaggaggagaagtgttTAGAGGAGGTGGGATGTAAAACCCAATGTCCCATACATTCTCAGGATTATTGGCCACCAAACGGTTCAGCCGGGACCAGATCAATACCGTTTCCCAAACTCCAAATGTTCTGCTTCTAAAGGCGGAGGGaggaaagagaaacaagaaTAAAGAGGAGACGCGGATGGAATAAAGAAAGTCAGATCATGAAGCGGAGAAAAAGAAGGGGGAGGATTGATTTCTCAGGCTCCACCACTGTTTTGGTTGTTAAGCATGAAGGAGATTAGTGTGTGGGGGAATTTGCATAAACATGTTTCTCTATTACCGCCTCTATTGTTCGTGATTAATGAGATTAGGGTTGCCTGTGCGCGCAAATTCAAGGATGTAATAGCAGTTAATTGCTTGTCTCTTCCCAAATTGGAAGCTGCGTCGTTGGATGTTCATTTCAGTATGGATTTGCTCGACGTGACGGAGCTCCCGTTTCCCTGCCTgctcagaaagagagagagagagcggtgaCTGTATGCAACGGTGACTGGTAACGATGTGGAGAGGAATGAAAAGGAGGACAGAGCTTCATGGTGCAACAAGGTCAGATTGAACTGAAAACGTggcaaagagaaaaaagaggagagaggaggcagcaaaaCAAAGTGTCAGTGAGAAAATCATGAAGACGAAACAAAAAAAGCTGGAATTTAAAAAGAAGAATAGAGAGAATAACGGACAGTtgaaatgataataatataaaCTCTTGGACAAAGAAAAATGGTTTGGGTTTGGAGGGAAGagaaataagagagagagagaggaaaatcaGAGCGAGGAGATTGCTTTGAACAGCGTAGATCTGTCAGGATTGAATCACAGGCTGTGGGCTCTGATAGCGCTTTGCCTCTAAATATAACAAGCTCTGTTGGACTGATAAGGCCGcaacaacagagaaacaggaggagggaatAAAGGCGCCATCGAGGAAGAGCGATGGGACACGACATGTCAAATCCGTACACACGAGGCAGAATTACCTCTCACCGGCCTGTAAATCTCACCAGATGACAtttcttgtgtttgtgaatgtgtttgcatAATGCAGCaatgtctacacacacacacacacacacacacacacacacaaacacacctgcctgcagtgacaaacacacactgtgaatAGTATCACCACCAAACCCTGACGTATGACAAATTAACAGCCTTGCAGCATCGAGACCCATCTGCCCAGACGCAGCAGCGCCGACATCCGCTTTTAGAGCCCGTCTGCGGGTGTGGAGCGCTGAGCGCCGGCTCCACGCTGACTGACTGACGCTCCGCTCGAGCCCCGGACGCTCGGGGGCGACATCGTCCCCTATGGCTGAAGTCCAAAGCTCGACAcgccacctctctcctccctttcaacctgctgctccttgtTTCGGCAAAACGCGGCGCCGCCCCCCGCGGTGCCGCCCTGAACGCACCAACAGGAGGCTGGAGCCCAGCTGTCGGTGTAATGGACGCCCCAGTAACCATGAACACATGCAGCACTTTTACTGGCCCGTGTTCTGTGTGTAATCGGAGTCGCGTGGGTCCATCCAACTTTCTTTACGCTCACTTACGGTTGATGCCAGTTGCAtaaaagcagctgcactgcagctGCTCTTAAAGCGTCTGTAGTTGGCGCAGTGCAGTAGATCAACActcatcagatcagatcaggTTTATCGAAACAGATATTGTGTAAAGCACTGATTATTAACCTCATTTTTTTGCTGCTGACGCTTCTTCCCCAtccttcacttcactttttgGTTTTGTGCCTGCTCCGTATCGAATGGGAGAGGAGACACAAAGATGTTTTAGGCTGTTTGAGAACGTCAGCATCATCCACTCCATTAAATCTCTTTTAAAAGCACCTGTCAGAGGCAGTGATTGGgtcgagcacacacacacacacacacacacacacacacacacacacacacacacacacacacacacacacacacacacacacacacacacacacacacacgtcatcaaCCCAACAAAGtccgccatctagtggccatcAATAGAAAGAGCATCCACTTAATCTTAACTCCTCACTATATTAACACACAGAGACCTGACAGTAATGACAGTTAACATTATATAAACATTTATTCTCTGTACAGTCATAAGCAATCAATGACAAATCAAAATCACTGATAGAAAAATACCTTTGCTGCACCATGATTACTCCAAACCCGTACGAACACTTAGTAGCAAAACAACAGTGTGTGACGTGAACTTGTGTAAAACAAGAGCATTGCAACCGTGCAAACATGGCATTGATTAGGTGTGAACACAAACAAGACATCATATGGGGCAGTATTTTATACACTATTGGCATTTTATATAATACTCTCTACAAAAAAAtatcagtgtttgtttttcagagcTGTGCAAATttcatactgtaagtgaaacGACGTCTGGCTCCTGCGGTCAAAGTACTGTAATCCCACGGATCCGCGAGGACGAGCAACAGAGAAGTCTTTGGGGTGAATCTTTTCTCATATTTGGCTTCATGTGTAAAAATCAAGTAGGATGAAGTTGCATCAGCACGTTAAGCGGAGCGTTCAGTccagagaggcagcagcagggaccTTGGGTGGAGCACGATGACGCGGGATCTCTGAGGGTTTAACACAGTGTAAAGTGTGCAGCAGACGCCATCAAGGTCAGTGGCGCAGGCAGATTGTGACTGAGCCCGGCTTTAACGACGCTTTCAGCAGTTTTGACTTTGATTGGCAGCCAGTCTGGCCTTTTGAAGTCACATCGGTTCCATTCAACAGGTGATTCCAGTGGGCGGGACTTGCAACGAGTTCTTCCAACAAGGATGCAGCTAACCGTCACTTGCTTTTTATTGCAGCAGCATAGAGGCCAGAATCGTGTGTCTGTTGATCCTCTGTTGATCCGTTTGAGGTTCTAGTGGCGCCACGAGTTTTTGAGTGGTTGACCTGAGCTTCACGCAGTGGGGTGATTCCAGAAGAGTGACAGTGTATTAGCTGAGGCGGAGGCTAGGACGGTCCCTCAGGGCACCTGCAGCACGCTGTGCACCGAAGGACACgcaggacagagaggaaaaacagactGTCATTGTACAAACTGTACCCTCCACCTCTGGAAAAGTTAAACAAGCCGGAAATAACCAAAAAAAGTATCAGactcaaataaaaacacatgcatgGTACCTATTGTTCAaaccaggaggaggacggaTTTCACTGAGCAGTTGCAATTTTACATAGACACAGTTTATGTAATGCATGTTCGATGCAGAAACAAGAGGAACGTACAGAGAAGTTTAATATAACTTACTTTGCGTCTTTCTCTAAGTCGGTCTGAGTCAGCGCTGCTCTCCCATGTATGTGGTGTGGACAGTGTTGGAGGCGATTCCATTGGATCCCAGCGTTTGGACACCGATGTGGACTGGGACGCTTAGGTCCACGTTCTCTAAAATACActaaacacatgcagtacataCTGTGAACTGCTGTTCCATCTTTTAGAGTGTTAGCACGAAGCTAAGACTGATGGGAGTGACTGATACTGTACCTTAGTGCAGGCTGAGCTCATGACAGATTTGTGAAAGTCCCCATCAACAAAAACCTGAGACCGAATCATAGAGAACGTTTAATCAAACTAATTGTCCAAAAGGATATAATTCAGTGAAGTCTTTGTACTAACCCTGTATCCATACACAAACGTGCCGTTACTGCAGCCCAGCTCGTCAAGGGGAGGTCTCTCCCAGCCAATCAGGAGGCTGCTCTGCCCCACTGTTTGGATGACCTCGACAGAACAAACGTCTGCTGGAGCTTCTGGAGGTGATACGGGACAGGTTGAGCTCATAGAGGACAGATCTTTCTACAATTACCTTCTCTATAATTAAATGTCATGCTGTGTTTCTATTTCTGTGCCATTACCTGGTTTGGGTCTTGAGGTCTTTTCTGGAGCAGCAGATTTGTTGGAGCTCTCGGGAGAGCAATGATGGGAATGAGTGAGGGACGCGGCAGATATAAAGCCATCATATGCAGCACCATCCATTTTGGAGGCAGTCGTGTCCGAGGCAGTGGCTTTTGGATTAGTTTCAGAACATAGTAAGATATTGGAGTCAAAGCTAGTGGCCCTCTGAGTTAAAGGAGAGGCGGAATGTGTTGTGTCAGAAACCTCAGCAATATCAGTGACTTCCTTTGGTGTCGGGGGTCCTGATGAATCGCTGCCACTGCTTGCGATGGACTTGGTCGAGCCAGAATGAGCCGACAATGTAGTTTTAGACTCGTCTGCTTTAAAAGGAGGGTTCGTAAACAGGTTGGGGTTGAGAGTAAGATGAGCAGATCTGGAGGAGACTGCTTTAAACAGAGCCGTTGAGCTAGTGGTGCCATTAGGTTTAGTCCTTTCTTGTACTGAGGCAGTGGTGACGGCGGGAGAGTTGGTCTGTGGCCTGTTGACAATAAGACCGACATTCTGTGGTCTCTGGTTTATAGGAGCTGACAATGAAAGGCTTTTCCTGGGTTGgtgtcctcttcctctgctcactGGAGCCTTGTCATAATCATAAAAAGATACATCACACATACTGAGAATACTGACGACAATATAATGTATTACACTTCAAGTTTAGTGTCGTATCCAAGATTAAAATGAACAGACGGGAGAAATTTATAAATGTTGCACAAAGCTAGAATTCACCTCATAGCTGCTCATCAGagttttctgcagctgctcgtgCAGGTTTATGATCTTCTCAGGGCTACTCAGCCTCCTGCTGACGCCGACACAGCTGCTCGAGGGCGCAGGGGCAGATCTGCTCCAGTCGGTCGGATACGGCGTGGACCTCCCTTTGACATCTGAATTCTGGAATCCAGGTTCCTCTGGGCCTCTGGTGAGGTGAGCTGGTTCACTGGCAGGGGCAGGAGACTGTGGTGGGAGTGATAAAAGACTTATTTTACCATCACTAAATAAAATGGTTTCTTTTGTAGGTTAATATTTCTCACCTTCGCACTTAGACTCTCCTCCAGTGAAGCGGCAGGTGTTGGTGACACCGGGCCTCTGGTGATGTCACCGCTGCAGGCCTGAAGGCATTTCAGATCAGGTGCTGACCCACCGGCGTAGTCCAGAAAGGCCCAGAGGACTCTCCCTGAACTGCGGTCGCAGGTCTCCGCGCCGCTTCCTGCTGCGAACGCTGCAGTGTAGTCCTGCAGAGCGGCGTCGCGGAGCAGCCGCTCCACCTGCTGCGCGAGCGCGGGGTCCCCGCAGCCGCGCCGGCGCATGGCCTTCGTCATCTGAACCAGCAGGCCGTTTCGCTCGTGACACTTCGccaccagagacaacagctTGGCCTGCAGTCAGAAAGCGACACCAagtggtgaagctgctgctgtcagacaatAGGACTCCAGCGGGCGtccagcagcgacaggaagTGTTTTCTCACCTTCAAAGGAGCCACATCCAGATCTGTATGGCTCTGTCTTCTGAGGAGCGCGTCATACTGCAGGGAAATTTGATTCAAAACTACATTCAGAGGATGCATAAGCTACAGCAAAGTGCAAAAGCACAGCTGACTGGTGAGCGACCTTAGCTCTGATGTCGTTGTAGCGCGTCTGGAGCGATGTGACAACGGTGCTCAGGTCATCGTTGCTGCTCTTCCATCGTTTAAGCTCCACATAGTTGTTGTTGAGCTCCTCTAAGGCCACCGTCTACAGGGTGTTACAAACAGCGATGGGTGTTGTGTTGTGGCTCTGACTTTATTAGTCACACACTCCATCCTGTGTACCTTGGCCTTGAGCTGAGCCGTGAGGACGCTGTATTTCTCCTCCACATGCTGCTTCAGCGACAGAGTAGCCGTCTTCTCCCTGACCACATCCGTCAGTTTGCCCTGCAGCTCCCTAACCTGCGGCAGGGAAACGCCAAACGCCGATTACAGCAAAAGATGCCTTTGCATGGCTCAGCACAGAGAGGACAACAGGTCAAACCAGCACAAAAGCATCACCACAAACAGTGGTTGTGTATCATCTAGCCAACCACACCTGGGTGCTGAGCTTCTGGTTTTCCATCCTGGTTTCTTCCATCTGACTGACAGCAACTGTGAGTCGCGTCGCCTTCTCATCTGCTTGGCTtgtcctcctctcagcctcctccctctTAACTTCTGACTGACTCAGTTCCCCGAGCAAGGCCTTGGTCTGAACAAATAACGTTTACATTTCAAATGTTCCATTTAAAATTATATACAAAACAAGCTTTTGTGTACTTGTGTCAGAACCGGTGTTGAGAAGCACAGACAGACGCTCACCTCTGCTCGAGTCTTTTCCAGTTCCTCTTGCGACCTCTGCAGTTGTTCCCCCAAAACGTTAATTTCCAACATCAGATCACAGTCACTTTGCTCCTGTTTCCATTAAAACCAATTAGTGCAGGTTCACAGTTATCACACGCACATGCTACGTTGATGATGTGTACCTGTGTAGAGGTTCCTTTCAAGGTATCGGTCTGACTCTGTGTAGCGTATTCTGTGTGAAGAGCCTCTGTCCTCGTTGTGTTATCGACACAGACTGGATgagacagctgctgctcaggcttgctctctgtttgtgtttggggaggcagaggaggttgGAGGCGGCTTCTTTCCTCTCTTAGATGCAGGATTTCCAGACTGatttgcttctcctcctgttttaaACAGCTGATTGATTGGGCCGTTTGCTGTTGTTCTTCCCTCAGGCTGTTAACGGATTTGATCAACTGGTTGTGATCGTCTTGTGAAATAAGAAACAACTCCTCCTGATCTCTCTGTTCTTTTAGAAACTTAAGGCAATTGATCAGGTCGTCTCTCTCCCGTTTCTGGTTGAGCACTTCCTGCATTAACTGGTTGCTCTCCCTCTGTAAACTTTGGACCGATAGCTTGATTTGACTTTGCTCTTCTCTTCCACTTGACAGAGATTCCAtcagttcctgtttttgtcGTTGAAGTCCAGATAAAATCGCAgtcagctgctccttctcctctttcaggCCCTTCGTGGACTTAACCAGCTGATCCTTTAGACTAACAACTGTTCTGTTCAGCTCCTCTTTCTCTTGTTTCAGACCAGTCAGAGCTTGAGAGACtttgtctttctcctctttcagaCTCCAAACTGTGCGAGTTAACTGCTGTTTCTCTTCCGTCTGTGCGTGGACAGCCTGAGCTACGTCTCGATGCTGCTCTCTGAGGGAATTTAAGTTGCTCAGCAgctctttttgttctgttttgagGGTCTGGATCATCAACTGGTCCTCGTGATCAGTAATTGAGCTCAGATGCAGAGTGTTGGTCGGTTGGTTGTTCTCCGGTGAACCACTGTGCTTACTGTGCTGGGGTTCAAGTGCTGAATCTCGTTTCAACTCATCTATTTGTTGACTGGATATCAGTGGTGCCTCTTCCCCTCTCAACACACTTTCCACTAAACTGTCCACACATTCTTCTTGGTGCTGCTCTCTAATTTCTTTTAACTTTTGCTGCATATCCATGATGGTATTCAGGTCATCCTCAGTTTTTCTGGTGAGCTCTGTGATCAGACCCCCTTGTTCCTCGTTGTCCTGTTTCAGTCTGGCTCGGTCTTCTTCTAAACTGGAAATGTGCTTCCTCATCTGTGATTcctccttcttcacctcctgCTCTCTGAGCTCAATGtgagtcagcagctgctggatctTGTCTGCCAAGGCCCGGTTCTCCTGATTCAGGGCCTGGACAAGATCATCCTGGGAGAAAGTGATAATGGTGTTATCATAGATAGAAGgtctatgtactgtatacatacaTTACAGGTAGAATTTGACCAGTAAAGTCTGTGGTACAGAATGTACTTTCTCAGCTGTGTAACACCTACGAAGTACTGTACCTTCTCTCCCGGACACTTTTGCTCTGCgtctgtttcttcttttgcCTCATTTCTAAGTTCGGTgtgttcctgctgtgtgtgatgcAGAGCATCATCCAGACTTAGCTCTTGAGGGGGCTCGAGTTCGTCCTGAAAGCCTAGGTTCCTGTATGCTTCCCTTAAAGCATCAGATTCTTCACTGGGACTTTCCTCCAGGTTTAGGACTCCTCTGGAGAACCAGGTTCCCATTTTGACCTCGCTCACTGTCTCTGAAGTCAAGGTGAGTGACTGGTGGCATGTGTTGGGTTTGGAGCCTTGGTTGACCAACTGATTTAGAGTGTCTAATTTGGCAGATGAGGAGTTACCATCTGTGTTGCTCTGAGCTCTAGTTTGGTGGTGAGAAAGTGAAACAGTAGATGAACAtgactgtttttcttcctcatcAGAACTTGGCTGGACCTGAACAGAGAGCACAAGGAAATGGaataaacatttagattttaaGTGACATACTGTACTTAGATGACCTAACTCACTTAAtgctataataataatcatctttTACACACCTGACCCAGGCTCCACACTGAGGGCCGTGTCATGGCTGTGGCACGCGACAGAGTGCTGGGTGGTACAGGACAAACAGCAGTGCTGCATCTGGCCGAGCTGGTGCAAAGACACGTGGACGACTGATGGGGACTTTGACTGGCGGCTTCTTCAAAAATTGACTTGAGCCTGTTGTTCTCGTCCCTTAGACCTTTAACTTCCTCCACCAGAGAGCGTTCTGACAACTTGAGCTGCTgcacctctgcctccatctgctcTACCTTGCAGCCCAGGAAGTGACCgttctcctcagcctcctgaaGGTGCTCCATCAGTTTCCTTCGCTCCGTCatcccatcctcctctctctccagcagcaCTCTAAGATCCTCCTGAAGGCTCAGGATGAAGCCTTGCAGCCTGGCCTCATTTGGGCTCTGTCTTGTGTCTTTGCTTCTTCCTTCTTCTACTTCCAACTCTGTCTTTCCCTCATCACCCTCTCGCCTTCCTTCTCTTTTAATTCCCACACTTGGCTGCCATTgttttctcttctcctccctcttctcctcttctccttcaccttctcctcTTACGAAAGTTAGCCTCTCCTGCTGTTCCCAGCATGTTATTGTCCCAGCAGTAACCCTGACTGCACCGATCCTCGCGATGCCGGTGGCTGCACTCACAGTCATGTCTAGTAGCTGCTTTTCTAACATGTAGATCCTTTTCTGAAAGCTCTGCTCCCTGTCCTGGGCCAGGCTGAGTTTCTGCTGGAGTTGTATTTTGAAGTTTTCAAAGTACTGAGACTGGCgactcatctcctcctctttagCTTTCAGCTGCTTCTGAACGCGCTGGAGTCGCTCCCTCCAAACCTGCTCGTCTCGCTCCTTCTCCTGAGTCTAAGAGGAAAGATGGAGATAAGAGAGATAAGGACATTAAGCTATGGTAGCATGTATTTATTGTAGATGACTTGTTGTGTTATTAGACTTCCTAAGCACTCACCATGTTCCTGACCTCCTCCCTGAGTATGTGGAGTCTCTGATCCAGCCTCTGGGAGTGATGCATGCTGGGGGTTAGCTGATTGAGCTGTTGTAGCAGGCTCCTCTCTGACTTCTCTAGCTGTCTGACCCTACCATCACACAACAAACTGACCTTAAGTTATTTTAACATCACACAAATGTGCACATCACATCTTCATAGTAGACCCTATTTTACCTTACACTGCTAGAAAACAATAGTTCCAGGAACGGTGCGTCTTTCCTGCAGCGGGGTGCTcgtatgcgtgtgtgcagtGCAGTCAGGATCGTTTGATATGTGATATGTGACATGTGATCACCTCAGCCAAAAGTGAGTAAGTATAtaccagcaggtgtgtgtgtgtgtgtgtgtatgtgtgcgtgtctgtcacTGGACCCTGGTTTCTCCGGTCTCTCACCTGTTCCACATGTAGCTGTCAAACTGTGTGACTGAACCAGCTTTCTGCTCCAGGAACTTCACTCTGCCACACAGATCCCTCAGGTCTGGGATAGTTCTCGCTGAGTCTGTTGCCATAGTAACCGAACCGTTCCCAGGACCTGTAAGGCTTGATGAGGTGATGTGATCCTCCATTGGTTGGATTGCACCCACTAGATACTGTAGGTGGTGACACAAGAATGTTTCTCATTTAGTCTACAAGTAAAGAAATAGCTAGTATACATTGTCTCCACACCAGTCAGCCCTGCTTGTTTGTTGGACACATTCATCATAAATACACAAGTAAGATATTTACATACAAAATAGTTATCTATTATTTACAATGTTAACAGCTTGGTAGCAAGTAGTTGGGCACAGATGTCTCTCAGGTTACCCCACCTCCATCCCCTCAAGCCCCTCCCACAATTTTTAACTTAAAatgacatttattaaaaattcaAACAAATACTCTATACTTTTTTGCATTGTATCATGTGAACATCATATTTTCCTTTTGTACGGTAAGATGCTCAAGTAGAATGTTCTCATGCTGACCTGTGATCCACAGGAGTAAAACCACAATTATTCCACAAGTAATTTGTCTAAATTCTGAAAATTGTAGACTCGTACTTTCTTTAGGTAAAGATtattattaagacatttaaaGCAATAAAACCTTCACACTAAGGTTTTGTTTAAAGTTTGACTCTCCTCTTTAAGTTTAACCTGCAGTAATAAGTAAGCCAGCAAGCAAATCTGGCTGATGCGTAACTTGGTGCAGGCAAATTGTACAAGTCCATGAAGAAACAATTTACCTTAGAAAACCCAGAAATCATTTACATGCAGACTATGAGAGGTAGGAATATATTCCAATAAACGTACTAGCgatacaaacaaataaactgtgAAAATAACCTGTTTTTGGGCTTCACTGTAGCAGAAAGCTTCCGGTAAGTTCAGCGTCTGCTGAGAGAAACTAGTTGCACGGTTTCCTTAGAAACGTAACAGACGGTGGACTTTGCCAGAATCCTCCTTTTCCAGCTGGCTCTTGGCTCGTTCGCCCCCTCACTCAGCCGTGCACTTTCACTCTTCTTCCTTCGTACTGTGTGACTTGGAATTCCTTCAACTGTGGCGGTTTTCAGTAAATCCATTTATGTTTGCCTCATACACAGAGGTTATAGTCTCTACCTGTCCCAGGTCCAAAAAGCACTAGAGTAGATGGTATTTATAAATTAATCTCACTTTCACTcatgttatattatattttcaAATATGTTTGCATTCCAGGTAAGGGTCTTCTGCAAAAGTGCAAATCTATCAAAAAGGCCATAGGGTTTTAGAGCTTTCTACAAATGCATAAAAAACAGTTCGGTTTTGTTTCATCCTTGGTCTCCTCCGCAGCACCTGAACACCTACAAAAAAGAAGACGCTTAAAACATTTCTCATCATTATTACCAGCCCAAATTGGCACAGGAAATAGAGGTGCTACCTGATGTGGGCCCACAGTCC
This window encodes:
- the LOC114864402 gene encoding early endosome antigen 1-like isoform X1 encodes the protein MEDHITSSSLTGPGNGSVTMATDSARTIPDLRDLCGRVKFLEQKAGSVTQFDSYMWNSLLCDGRVRQLEKSERSLLQQLNQLTPSMHHSQRLDQRLHILREEVRNMTQEKERDEQVWRERLQRVQKQLKAKEEEMSRQSQYFENFKIQLQQKLSLAQDREQSFQKRIYMLEKQLLDMTVSAATGIARIGAVRVTAGTITCWEQQERLTFVRGEGEGEEEKREEKRKQWQPSVGIKREGRREGDEGKTELEVEEGRSKDTRQSPNEARLQGFILSLQEDLRVLLEREEDGMTERRKLMEHLQEAEENGHFLGCKVEQMEAEVQQLKLSERSLVEEVKGLRDENNRLKSIFEEAASQSPHQSSTCLCTSSARCSTAVCPVPPSTLSRATAMTRPSVWSLGQVQPSSDEEEKQSCSSTVSLSHHQTRAQSNTDGNSSSAKLDTLNQLVNQGSKPNTCHQSLTLTSETVSEVKMGTWFSRGVLNLEESPSEESDALREAYRNLGFQDELEPPQELSLDDALHHTQQEHTELRNEAKEETDAEQKCPGEKDDLVQALNQENRALADKIQQLLTHIELREQEVKKEESQMRKHISSLEEDRARLKQDNEEQGGLITELTRKTEDDLNTIMDMQQKLKEIREQHQEECVDSLVESVLRGEEAPLISSQQIDELKRDSALEPQHSKHSGSPENNQPTNTLHLSSITDHEDQLMIQTLKTEQKELLSNLNSLREQHRDVAQAVHAQTEEKQQLTRTVWSLKEEKDKVSQALTGLKQEKEELNRTVVSLKDQLVKSTKGLKEEKEQLTAILSGLQRQKQELMESLSSGREEQSQIKLSVQSLQRESNQLMQEVLNQKRERDDLINCLKFLKEQRDQEELFLISQDDHNQLIKSVNSLREEQQQTAQSISCLKQEEKQISLEILHLREERSRLQPPLPPQTQTESKPEQQLSHPVCVDNTTRTEALHTEYATQSQTDTLKGTSTQEQSDCDLMLEINVLGEQLQRSQEELEKTRAETKALLGELSQSEVKREEAERRTSQADEKATRLTVAVSQMEETRMENQKLSTQVRELQGKLTDVVREKTATLSLKQHVEEKYSVLTAQLKAKTVALEELNNNYVELKRWKSSNDDLSTVVTSLQTRYNDIRAKYDALLRRQSHTDLDVAPLKAKLLSLVAKCHERNGLLVQMTKAMRRRGCGDPALAQQVERLLRDAALQDYTAAFAAGSGAETCDRSSGRVLWAFLDYAGGSAPDLKCLQACSGDITRGPVSPTPAASLEESLSAKSPAPASEPAHLTRGPEEPGFQNSDVKGRSTPYPTDWSRSAPAPSSSCVGVSRRLSSPEKIINLHEQLQKTLMSSYEAPVSRGRGHQPRKSLSLSAPINQRPQNVGLIVNRPQTNSPAVTTASVQERTKPNGTTSSTALFKAVSSRSAHLTLNPNLFTNPPFKADESKTTLSAHSGSTKSIASSGSDSSGPPTPKEVTDIAEVSDTTHSASPLTQRATSFDSNILLCSETNPKATASDTTASKMDGAAYDGFISAASLTHSHHCSPESSNKSAAPEKTSRPKPEAPADVCSVEVIQTVGQSSLLIGWERPPLDELGCSNGTFVYGYRVFVDGDFHKSVMSSACTKCILENVDLSVPVHIGVQTLGSNGIASNTVHTTYMGEQR